The following proteins are encoded in a genomic region of Rattus rattus isolate New Zealand chromosome 2, Rrattus_CSIRO_v1, whole genome shotgun sequence:
- the LOC116892051 gene encoding LOW QUALITY PROTEIN: vomeronasal type-1 receptor 4-like (The sequence of the model RefSeq protein was modified relative to this genomic sequence to represent the inferred CDS: deleted 2 bases in 1 codon; substituted 1 base at 1 genomic stop codon), producing MGVAIIKRIRSNXKMDFWNLAVKIIFLSQTTTGILGNFFLLLHYLFYCTEHALKPTDLILMHLMASNVLIVLSKGMPQTMAAFGLKNFLNDFRCRLILYIQRVGRSVSISTTCVLSVFQAISISNRESCCENQKLKAAKYIGFSISSLWVMSISINFIFFVYILVKRNSKNTTRNRDYKYCSTGGGDDINAVLYTALVVCPEIFFSVLIAWSSGSMIVILYRHKQRVQHIHSCPVSSKTSPESQATKKILVLVCTFLAFYTLSSVLQDCIALLYNHSWWLVNVTRFTSLCFPSFGHFVLMSHYSFMPKFSLIWIWNKIS from the exons ATGGGTGTGGCCATAATC AAGAGAATCAGGAGCAATTAAAAAATGGACTTCTGGAATCTGGCagtcaaaataattttcttatcaCAAACTACAACAGGAATTCTGgggaatttctttcttcttctccactATCTATTCTACTGTACAGAACATGCATTAAAGCCCACAGATTTGATTCTCATGCACCTAATGGCATCCAATGTTTTGATAGTGCTCTCTAAAGGAATGCCCCAAACAATGGCAGCTTTTGGGTTGAAgaactttttaaatgatttcagaTGCAGATTAATTTTGTACATTCAAAGGGTGGGCCGGAGTGTGTCCATTAGCACAACCTGTGTCTTGAGTGTCTTCCAAGCCATCAGCATCAGTAACAGAGAATCCTGTTGTGAAAATCAAAAGTTGAAAGCTGCAAAGTATATTGgcttctccatttcttctctctgggtCATGTCCATAagtataaatttcattttctttgtctacaTACTTGTCAAAAGGAATAGCAAAAACACTACAAGAAACCGAGATTATAAGTACTGTTCTACTGGAGGGGGTGATGATATCAATGCCGTACTCTATACAGCATTAGTGGTGTGCCCTGAAATCTTCTTTTCTGTGCTCATTGCCTGGTCCAGTGGCTCCATGATTGTCATTCTGTACAGACACAAGCAAAGGGTTCAACACATCCACAGCTGTCCTGTTTCCAGCAAAACCTCACCAGAATCTCAAGCCACTAAGAAGATCCTAGTCCTGGTGTGTACCTTCCTGGCATTTTAtactctctcctctgtcttaCAAGACTGCATTGCTCTTCTATATAATCACAGTTGGTGGCTGGTGAATGTCACTCGCTTCACCTCTTTGTGTTTTCCATCCTTTGGACACTTTGTTCTTATGAGTCATTACTCTTTTATGCCCAAATTCAGTTTGATCTGGATATGGAATAAAATCTCCTAA